In a single window of the Branchiostoma floridae strain S238N-H82 chromosome 2, Bfl_VNyyK, whole genome shotgun sequence genome:
- the LOC118409983 gene encoding zinc finger protein 593-like — MGRVRHRNANRGGMKNNKKMKTKRRSKDVDQVHDDLKPEKASALMNQDVDLDMPGSAQHYCLHCARYFIDSHALKEHFKSKGHKRRLKELKTEPYTQKEAEAAAGMGSYRPPKTVEHVPFVTETMDEKED; from the coding sequence atggGACGTGTGCGACATAGAAACGCCAACCGAGGTGGCATGAAGAACAACAAGAAGATGAAGACCAAACGTCGGAGTAAGGACGTCGATCAGGTCCACGATGACTTGAAACCAGAAAAGGCTTCTGCATTGATGAATCAAGATGTCGACCTCGATATGCCTGGATCAGCCCAGCATTACTGCCTTCACTGTGCTCGGTATTTCATTGACTCCCATGCTCTTAAGGAGCACTTCAAGTCGAAGGGACACAAGAGGAGACTCAAAGAACTGAAGACGGAGCCGTACACACAGAAGGAAGCAGAGGCAGCGGCAGGAATGGGGAGCTACCGCCCGCCTAAAACTGTGGAACATGTTCCTTTTGTCACAGAAACGATGGACGAGAAAGAAGATTGA